The following coding sequences are from one Brienomyrus brachyistius isolate T26 chromosome 2, BBRACH_0.4, whole genome shotgun sequence window:
- the nipbla gene encoding nipped-B-like protein A isoform X4: MNGDMPHVPITTLAGIASLTDLLNQLPLPSPLPATTTKSLLYNGRIAEDVTCLLGCRDENLVAQLAQSLSQVSTEHIELKDNLGSDDPEGDVPVLLQIVLSRHPNIFREKSIMQQPMMPQYKITQNSMHGSPASTNYQQASISHSPSSRFVPPQTNSGSRFLPQQNSPVPSPYAPQSPAGYVPYPHPPSYTQHQQIQQVSVASPMVPGGLRNIHEAKAPGPMASSAANHHTDRHGSSDDYMNIVHRALGSEDDPSIRNACFPLRSPQSVCSPAGSDGTPKAASRPPLILQSPPPYTSPHHGPPDLLDSPDQKKKQKKLKMSREEKEQADKAAMYDIVSSPSKDSSKLTLRLSRVRSSELDPAGEPLSAVEHGSDLEGDVTLNNLPCGAVQPLRMPQESGGPPALAQQVPVLQNVAALSSKQPVPGGSTPYDEVEMDALAEIERIERESANERERCSKEVQDKDKPLKKRKQDSFPQEPGAGGTAGATAAPGGGGGGSAGNKPAPQEASSAGNGASRPALLVSIDLQQAGRADGQPDPLCVAAPMPALEAQRWPEEPREGPADGAGAARLGTEHSGARQRPDGQTDRRPEVIKQRVEPPRHKASDGRPDGAKHKHDYRRDSAGKPLPGEKRPETSKHRRDGTADAAKSRSEPRTPDARQRHRPDGRPSSSSEAHWREGHEGHKGNGSRDSTRIPRPETPKSGSRGEHDSRHGKDRDRDRKSRTDAGNTVRERRSPEDRPRPDRGAVDHGGRSRGDRPGFKPLSGDGSRSCPDSQGRSGEFPSYLLGGKSEALRNFVIPKIKRDKEAAVPAGASGLPEGWIQPQVRLERMDLMEMEELHKVPKPVVVLQKLTLDEVQRFLREKEDRNARSSKSSKNKLSSGKTGKGGMDQSVLKELPPELLAEIESTMPLCERVKMSKRKRSTAKYAEVSSEEDDDREDIEAGAARKRQRRDRDKTWESEDRERRGSGEHRRSGWGPEGRRGSGSRYREESGEESPPPSLSELARKMKKKEKQKKRKSYEPKLTPEEMMDSSTFKRFSASVDNILENLEDIDFTALADDEEIPQELLLGKHQLAELGSESAKIKAMSIASRIPTDKLVKVLNILEKNIQDGAKLTTLMNHDNDTEDEERLWRDLIMERVTKSADACLTALNIMTSSGMPKAVYIEDVIERVLQFTKFHLQNTLYPQYDPVYRMDPHGGGMLSSKAKRAKCSTHKQRVIVMLYNKVCDIVSNISELLEIQLLTDTTILQVSSMGITPFFVENVSELQLCAIKLVTAVFNRYEKHRQLILEEIFTSLARLPTSKRSLRNFRLNSSDVDGEPLYIQMVTALVLQLIQCVVHLPCEKDAEDERDKKVDQDVLITNSYETAMRTAQNFLSVFLKKCGSKQGEEDYRPLFENFVQDLLSTVNKPEWPAAELLLSLLGRLLVHQFSNKQTEMALRVASLDYLGTVAARLRKDAVTSKMDQRSIDRILKEASGNDETQQLQKTLLDYMENNTETDPSLVFARKFYIAQWFRDSTTEAERAMKTQNQKDEDSSEGPHHAKDVETTGEIMQRAEARKNFLRSVIKTTPAQFSMLKMNSDAVDYEDASLIVRYLASMRPFAQSFDIYLTQILRVLGESAIAVRTKAMKCLSEVVAVDPSILARLDMQRGVHGRLMDNSTSVREAAVELVGRFVLSRPQLTEQYYGMLIERILDTGISVRKRVIKILRDICLEQPGFHKITEMCVKMIRRVNDEEGIKKLVNETFQKLWFTPTPGHDKEAMTRKILNITDVVAACKDTGYDWFEQLLQNLLKSEEDASYKPAKKACVQLVDSLVEHILKYEESLSASEHKSVNSMRLVACITTLYLFSKIRAQLMVKHAMTMQPYLTTKCNSQSDLMVICNVAKILELVVPLMEHPSETFLATIEEDLMKLIIKHGMTVVQHCVSCLGAVVNKVTHNYKFVWACFNRYYGALTKLKTQHQEDPNSTVLGTTKPALLRSLFTVGALCRHFDFDLEDFKGNSKVVIKDKVLELLLYFTRHEDEEVQTKAIIGMGFLFIQHPALMFSQDVKNLYNDILSDRRSSVNLKIQVLKNLQTYLQEEDSRMQEADREWKKLSKQEDLKEMGDISSGMSSSIMQLYLKQVLEAFFHTQSSVRHFALNVIALTLNQGLIHPVQCVPYLIAMGTDPEPSMRNKSDQQLVEIDKKYTGFIHMKAVAGMKMSYQVQRAIWPAQSTIIRGFRPDETHTALCSHLYSMVRGNRQHRRAFLISLLNLFDDSSKTEVNMLLFIADNLACFPYQAQEEPLFIMHHIDITLSVSGSNLLQSFKEVRGPTPNPNPNPPPPRVLTVPLLLPQSLQPTNKEKDRKNGSGQKPEEKSEEEALSSSAISEDEDDDDDDVVVRRPKKPKRPAVDSDSDSDMDLGTEDMGWVMDRLSGNPTPLLDFANASQGILLLLVLKQHLKALYGFSDSKIQKYSPTESAKVYDKAVNRKSNVHFSPRQTIEFLSNDVANAMLTEEIRRKIIKQYLDFKLLMEHLDPDEEDEEGEASASANARNKAINALLGGSSPKNSAAVETEDDESEGEERTPGSSRKSKRGGDSTEASGHMNETVEAMDVIAICCPKYKDRPQIARVIQKTSNGYSVHWMAGSYSGPWAEAKKRDGRKLVPWVDTIKESDIIYKKIVLTSAHKLTNKVVQTLRSLYAAKDGASS, encoded by the exons ATGAATGGGGATATGCCTCATGTTCCGATCACCACTCTCGCTGGGATTGCTAGCCTCACTGACT TGTTGAACCAGCTGCCTTTGCCCTCTCCCCTTCCTGCCACCACCACTAAGAGCCTGCTGTACAATGGGAGGATCGCGGAGGACGTCACCTGCCTGCTGGGCTGCAGGGACGAGAACCTGGTGGCCCAGCTGGCCCAGAGCCTCAGCCAGGTCTCCACCGAGCACAT AGAACTGAAGGACAACTTGGGCAGCGATGACCCAGAGGGTGACgtcccagtgctgctgcagaTTGTGCTGTCCAGGCACCCCAACATCTTCAGAGAGAAAA GTATCATGCAACAGCCAATGATGCCGCAGTACAAAATCACCCAGAATTCCATGCATGGCAGCCCAGCGTCAACAAACTACCAGCAAGCTTCCATTTCACATAGTCCTTCCAG TCGCTTCGTCCCGCCGCAGACAAACTCCGGCAGCCGCTTCCTGCCGCAGCAGAACAGCCCGGTGCCCAGCCCCTACGCCCCCCAGAGCCCCGCAGGCTATGTGCCGTACCCGCACCCGCCTAGCTACACGCAGCACCAGCAAATCCAGCAAG TGTCGGTTGCCAGTCCAATGGTGCCTGGGGGCCTGAGGAATATCCATGAGGCCAAGGCGCCTGGGCCAATGGCGAGCAGTGCCGCCAACCACCACACGGATCGCCACGGCTCCAGCGACGACTACATGAACATCGTCCACCGGGCGCTCGGCAGCGAG GATGACCCTTCCATACGAAACGCCTGCTTCCCCTTGAGGtccccccagtctgtgtgttccCCTGCAGGCAGTGATGGAACCCCCAAAG CTGCGTCCCGCCCTCCGCTCATCCTGCAATCTCCGCCCCCCTACACCTCGCCCCACCACGGCCCCCCGGACCTCCTGGACTCCCCGGACCAGAAGAAAAAGCAGAAGAAACTGAAGATGAGCAGGGAGGAAAAGGAGCAGGCTGACAAGGCAGCCATGTACGACATCGTCAGCTCGCCCTCCAAGGATTCCAGCAAGCTGACTCTGCGTCTGTCCCGCGTTCGTTCGTCCGAGTTGGACCCGGCAGGTGAGCCGCTGTCGGCTGTGGAGCATGGCTCCGACCTGGAGGGCGACGTCACCCTCAACAACCTTCCGTGCGGAGCGGTGCAGCCCCTGCGGATGCCCCAGGAGTCCGGTGGGCCCCCGGCCCTGGCCCAGCAAGTGCCCGTGCTGCAGAACGTAGCGGCCCTCTCCTCCAAACAGCCGGTGCCCGGCGGCAGCACGCCCTACGATGAAGTAGAGATGGACGCACTGGCTGAGATCGAGAGGATAGAGCGCGAGTCGGCCAATGAGCGGGAACGCTGCTCCAAGGAAGTACAGGACAAAG ATAAGCCACTGAAGAAGCGGAAGCAGGACTCGTTCCCACAGGAGCCTGGAGCTGGGGGCACGGCAGGGGCTACTGCAGCACCAGGTGGGGGCGGAGGGGGCAGTGCTGGGAACAAACCGGCCCCTCAGGAGGCCAGCTCAGCAGGGAATGGGGCCAGCCGGCCGGCTCTGCTGGTGAGCATCGACCTGCAGCAGGCAGGCCGCGCCGATGGCCAGCCAGACCCTCTGTGTGTCGCCGCTCCCATGCCGGCGCTCGAGGCCCAGCGGTGGCCGGAGGAGCCGCGGGAAGGGCCCGCCGATGGCGCCGGGGCGGCCCGACTCGGCACGGAACACAGTGGTGCCAGGCAGAGGCCGGATGGGCAAACCGATCGGAGGCCTGAGGTCATAAAGCAGCGGGTGGAGCCGCCACGACACAAGGCCTCAGATGGTAGGCCGGACGGCGCCAAGCACAAACACGACTACCGGCGAGACTCCGCAGGCAAGCCCCTTCCTGGGGAAAAACGACCGGAGACTTCCAAGCATCGGCGCGACGGCACGGCGGACGCAGCAAAATCTCGCTCAGAACCAAGGACCCCGGATGCTCGGCAAAGGCATCGGCCAGACGGGCGGCCATCTTCGTCCTCAGAGGCTCACTGGCGGGAGGGTCATGAGGGCCACAAGGGTAACGGGAGCCGGGACTCCACCAGGATTCCGCGTCCTGAAACGCCCAAATCCGGGAGCAGGGGAGAGCATGACTCCAGACACGGGAAAGACCGGGATCGAGATCGGAAGTCAAGGACCGATGCTGGCAACACAGTCAGGGAGCGCCGCTCTCCAGAAGACCGCCCTCGGCCCGATAGAGGTGCAGTCGACCATGGTGGGCGTTCGCGAGGCGACCGGCCCGGCTTCAAGCCTCTCAGTGGGGATGGGAGCAGGAGCTGCCCAGACAGTCAGGGCAGGTCTGGGGAGTTCCCCTCCTATCTGCTCGGGGGGAAGTCTGAGGCACTGAGGAACTTTGTCATCCCCAAGATCAAGCGGGACAAGGAGGCTGCCGTGCCAGCTGGCGCCAGTGGGCTCCCCGAGGGCTGGATTCAGCCGCAGGTGAGGCTGGAGCGTATGGACCTGATGGAGATGGAGGAGCTCCACAAAGTACCCAAGCCTGTTGTGGTGCTGCAGAAGCTTACCTTGGACGAGGTGCAGAGGTTCCTCCGGGAGAAGGAGGACCGTAATGCACGGAGCTCCAAGTCCTCCAAGAACAAGCTGTCCTCAGGGAAAACAGGGAAAG GTGGGATGGACCAGTCCGTGTTGAAGGAACTTCCCCCTGAGCTGCTGGCAGAGATAGAGTCCACCATGCCACTGTGCGAGCGGGTCAAGATGAGCAAGCGGAAACGCAGCACGGCGAAGTACGCGGAGGTCAGCTCTGAGGAGGACGACGACCGCGAAGACATCGAGGCCGGAG CGGCCCGGAAAAGACAACGGCGGGACCGAGACAAGACATGGGAGAGCGAGGACCGCGAGAGAAGGGGCTCCGGGGAGCACCGGCGCAGTGGTTGGGGTCCCGAGGGGCGCAGGGGCTCCGGCAGCCGgtacagggaggagtcgggcgAGGAGTCTCCGCCACCCAGCCTGAGTGAAT TGGCCCGGAAGATGAAGAAAAAGGAGAAGCAGAAGAAGAGAAAATCTTATGAGCCCAAGCTAACCCCAGAAG AGATGATGGACTCATCAACCTTCAAACGCTTCTCAGCCAGCGTGGACAATATCCTGGAGAACTTGGAAGACATAGACTTCACCGCACTCG CGGACGACGAGGAGATCcctcaggagctgctgctgGGGAAGCACCAGCTGGCCGAGCTGGGCAGCGAGTCGGCCAAGATCAAGGCCATGAGCATCGCCAGTAGG ATTCCCACTGACAAGTTGGTGAAGGTGCTGAACATCCTGGAGAAGAACATTCAGGATGGGGCTAAGCTGACCACTCTGATGAACCAC GACAATGACACGGAAGATGAGGAGCGGCTGTGGCGCGACCTTATTATGGAGCGTGTGACCAAGTCGGCCGACGCCTGCCTGACCGCCCTGAATATCATGACCTCCAGCGGCATGCCCAAGGCAGTCTACATTGAGGATGTCATTGAGCGCGTGCTGCAGTTTACCAAGTTCCACCTCCAGAACACCCTCTACCCGCAGTATGACCCAGTGTACCGCATGGACCCGCACGGAG GGGGCATGCTGAGCTCCAAGGCCAAACGGGCGAAGTGCTCCACGCACAAGCAGAGGGTCATCGTCATGCTGTACAACAAGGTGTGCGACATTGTCAGCAACATCTCCGAGCTGCTGGAGATCCAGCTGCTGACGGACACCACCATCCTGCAG GTCTCTTCCATGGGCATCACGCCCTTCTTTGTGGAGAATGTCAGTGAGCTGCAGCTGTGCGCAATTAAACTAGTGACAGCG GTGTTCAATCGTTACGAGAAGCACAGGCAGCTCATCCTGGAGGAGATCTTCACCTCTCTGGCCCGATTGCCCACCAGCAAGCGCAGCCTCAGGAACTTTAG GCTGAACAGCAGTGATGTGGATGGGGAGCCCTTGTACATCCAGATGGTGACGGCCCTGGTACTTCAGCTCATCCAGTGTGTGGTCCACCTGCCGTGTGAGAAGGATGCAGAGGACGAGCGCGACAAAAAG GTGGATCAGGACGTCCTGATCACAAACTCCTATGAGACTGCCATGAGGACGGCTCAGAACTTCCTTTCAGTCTTCCTCAAAAA GTGTGGCAGCAAGCAGGGGGAGGAGGACTACCGACCGCTGTTCGAGAACTTTGTACAGGACCTGCTGTCGACGGTTAACAAGCCAGAGTGGCCTGCTGCAGAACTTCTCCTGAGTCTGCTTGGCCGACTGCTG GTGCATCAGTTCAGCAACAAGCAGACTGAGATGGCACTGAGAGTGGCATCGTTGGATTACCTGGGTACGGTGGCAGCTCGGCTGCGTAAGGATGCTGTCACCAGCAAGATGGACCAGCGATCCATCGATCGCATCCTGAAGGAG GCTTCAGGCAACGATGAGACTCAGCAGCTGCAGAAGACCCTGCTGGACTACATGGAGAACAACACGGAGACAGACCCGTCGCTTGTG TTCGCACGGAAGTTCTACATCGCTCAGTGGTTCCGGGATAGCACCACCGAGGCCGAGAGGGCCATGAAGACGCAGAACCAGAAGGACGAGGACTCGTCAGAGGGGCCTCATCACGCCAAGGACGTGGAGACCACGGGGGAGATCATGCAGAGAGCTGAGGCCCGCAAGAATTTCTTGCGCTCTGTGATCAAGACCACGCCTGCCCAGTTTAGCATGCTGAA AATGAACTCTGATGCAGTGGACTATGAAGACGCCTCCCTCATTGTCCGATATTTGGCCTCTATGAGGCCGTTTGCACAAAGTTTTGATATTTATTTAACGCAG ATCCTTCGTGTCCTAGGAGAGAGCGCCATCGCCGTCAGAACCAAGGCCATGAAGTGTCTGTCAGAGGTGGTGGCAGTGGACCCTAGCATCCTGGCCCGG CTGGACATGCAGAGGGGCGTACATGGTCGTCTGATGGACAACTCCACCAGCGTGCGGGAGGCGGCCGTGGAGCTGGTGGGCCGCTTCGTGCTGAGCCGGCCCCAGCTCACGGAGCAGTACTACGGCATGCTCATCGAGAGAATCCTG GACACAGGCATCAGTGTGAGGAAGAGGGTGATCAAGATTTTGAGGGACATCTGTCTGGAGCAGCCCGGCTTCCATAAGATCACGGAGATGTGCGTCAAGATGATCCGCAGGGTCAACGATGAAGAGGGCATTAAG AAACTGGTGAACGAAACGTTCCAGAAGCTGTGGTTCACGCCAACCCCCGGCCATGACAAGGAGGCCATGACCAGGAAGATCCTCAACATCACTGATGTT GTTGCTGCTTGCAAAGATACTGGTTACGACTGGTTTGAACAGCTGCTTCAGAAT CTGCTGAAGTCAGAAGAGGACGCATCCTACAAGCCTGCCAAAAAGGCCTGTGTCCAGCTGGTGGACAGCCTGGTGGAGCACATCCTCAAATACGAGGAGTCCCTCTCAG CCTCGGAACACAAGAGCGTCAACTCAATGAGGTTGGTAGCCTGCATCACCACACTGTACCTGTTCAGCAAGATCCGCGCCCAGCTGATGGTGAAACACGCCATGACCATGCAGCCCTACCTCACCACCAAGTGCAAC TCCCAGAGTGACCTCATGGTGATATGTAATGTGGCCAAGATCTTGGAGCTGGTGGTACCACTGATGGAGCACCCAAGTGAAACATTTCTGGCCACCATTGAGGAGGACCTCATGAAGCTCATCATCAAGCATGGCATGACG GTTGTCCAGCACTGTGTGAGCTGTCTCGGGGCAGTGGTCAACAAGGTCACTCACAACTACAAGTTTGTGTGGGCCTGCTTCAATAGATATTACG GTGCTCTGACCAAGCTGAAGACTCAGCACCAAGAGGACCCCAACAGCACGGTGCTAGGCACCACCAAGCCGGCTCTGCTGCGCTCCCTGTTCACCGTGGGGGCCCTGTGCAGGCACTTCGACTTTGACCTCGAGGACTTCAAGGGGAACAGCAAG GTGGTCATCAAGGACAAGGTGCTGGAGCTGCTTCTGTACTTCACCAGACACGAGGACGAGGAAGTGCAGACCAAGGCCATCATCGGCATGG GCTTCCTGTTCATCCAGCACCCAGCCCTGATGTTCTCTCAGGACGTGAAGAATCTTTACAATGACATTCTGTCGGACAGGCGGAGCTCCGTCAACCTTAAAATCCAGGTGCTGAAGAACCTGCAGACATACCTGCAAGAAGAAGACTCGCGGATGCAGGAAGCCGACCGCGAGT GGAAGAAGCTGTCGAAGCAGGAGGACCTGAAGGAGATGGGGGACATCTCATCGGGCATGAGCAGCTCCATCATGCAGCTGTACCTGAAGCAGGTGTTGGAGGCCTTCTTCCACACGCAGTCCAGTGTGCGCCATTTCGCCCTCAACGTCATCGCGCTCACGCTGAACCAGGGCCTCATCCACCCAGTGCAG TGTGTACCATACCTAATCGCCATGGGGACAGACCCAGAGCCGAGCATGAGGAATAaatccgaccaacagctggtggaGATAGACAAGAAATATACGGGCTTCATTCAT ATGAAGGCAGTGGCAGGGATGAAGATGAGCTACCAGGTTCAGCGAGCGATCTGGCCAGCCCAGAGCACCATCATCCGTGGCTTCCGGCCGGACGAGACGCACACGGCACTGTGCTCGCACCTCTACAGCATGGTGCGGGGGAACCGACAGCACCGGAGAGCCTTCCTCATCTCTCTGCTCAACCTGTTTGACGACAGCTCC AAGACGGAGGTGAACATGCTGCTGTTCATCGCCGACAACCTGGCCTGCTTCCCCTACCAGGCTCAGGAGGAACCACTCTTCATCATGCACCACATCGACATCACACTGTCTGTATCTGGGAGCAACCTGCTCCAGTCCTTCAAGGAGGTGAGAGGccctacccctaaccctaaccctaaccccccgccccccagagtGCTCACAGTCCCGTTGCTCCTTCCCCAGTCCTTGCAGCCCACCAATAAGGAGAAGGATCGGAAGAACGGCTCAGGGCAGAAGCCGGAGGAGAAAAGTGAGGAAGAAGCACTATCCAGCTCAGCCATCAGCGAAGATGAAGACGATGATGACGACGACGTGGTGGTACGGCGACCAAAGAAGCCGAAACGGCCTGCTGTGGACTCGGACTCGGACTCAGACATGGACCTGGGCACCGAAGACATGGGCTGGGTGATGGACCGCCTTTCTGGCAACCCCACGCCTCTGCTGGACTTTGCCAACGCCTCCCAGGGCATCTTACTGCTGCTGGTCCTCAAGCAGCATCTGAAGGCCCTCTACGGCTTCTCAGACAG TAAAATACAGAAGTACTCGCCCACCGAGTCTGCCAAGGTGTATGACAAGGCTGTCAACAGGAAGTCTAACGTACACTTCAGTCCTCGCCAAACCATCGAGTTCCTGTCCAACGATGTCGCCAATGCCATGCTGACCGAAGAAATCAGGCGGAAGATCATCAAACAGTACCTGGAT TTCAAGTTATTGATGGAGCACTTGGACCCGgatgaggaggacgaggaggggGAGGCTTCAGCCAGCGCCAACGCTCGAAACAAAGCTATCAACGCACTGCTGGGTGGCTCCAGCCCGAAAAACAGTGCTGCAGTTGAGACGGAGGACGATGAGAGCGAGGGCGAGGAAAGGACCCCAGGG TCGTCCCGGAAGTCAAAAAGGGGCGGGGATTCAACTGAGGCATCCGGTCACATGAAcgagactgtggaggccatggaCGTCATCGCCATCTGCTGCCCCAAGTACAAGGACCGGCCGCAGATCGCCCGGGTCATCCAGAAGACCAGCAATGGCTACAGCGTACACTGGATGGCCGGGTCTTACTCAGGTCCCTGGGCCGAGGCCAAGAAACGGGACGGACGTAAACTGGTGCCTTGGGTGGACACCATCAAGGAGTCGGACATCATTTACAAGAAGATTGTCTTGACGAGTGCGCACAAGCTGACGAACAAGGTGGTGCAGACTTTGCGTTCATTGTATGCAGCCAAGGACGGGGCTTCTAGCTAA